The proteins below come from a single Podarcis muralis chromosome 8, rPodMur119.hap1.1, whole genome shotgun sequence genomic window:
- the PRL gene encoding prolactin — MVSTMTNKKFSLKGVLLAILAITNVYLSRKGVTSSPICPNGSDTCQVSLGDLFDRAVKLSHYIHSLSSEMFNEFDERYAQGRGFIAKAINSCHTSSLTTPEDKEQAQQIHHEDLLNLVLSVLRSWNDPLLHLVSEVQRIKEAPDTILWKAMEIEEQNKRLLDGMEKIVGRVHPGDLGNEVYSRWSGLPSLQLADEDSRLFAFYNLLHCLRRDSHKIDSYLKLLKCRLIHDSHC; from the exons ATGGTTTCTACCATGACCAACAAGAAGTTTTCGCTGAAAG GTGTGTTGCTAGCCATCCTGGCGATTACTAACGTGTACCTGTCAAGGAAGGGTGTAACATCATCACCTATTTGTCCCAATGGGTCTGACACCTGCCAGGTCTCTCTTGGGGATCTTTTTGACCGTGCTGTCAAACTCTCACACTATATCCACTCCCTGTCTTCGGAAATGTTCAATGAATTT GATGAACGCTATGCTCAGGGCCGAGGGTTTATTGCAAAAGCCATTAACAGCTGCCACACTTCATCCCTAACCACTCCTGAAGACAAGGAGCAAGCTCAGCAGATTCAT CATGAAGACCTGCTAAATTTAGTGCTGAGTGTTCTCCGTTCCTGGAATGACCCTCTGCTACATCTGGTCTCGGAGGTCCAAAGAATCAAAGAGGCTCCTGACACCATTCTCTGGAAGGCCATGGAGATTGAAGAGCAAAACAAACGGCTTCTGGATGGGATGGAGAAAATAGTTGGGAGG GTTCACCCAGGTGATCTGGGTAATGAAGTCTATTCTAGATGGTCGGGGCTGCCATCTCTGCAGCTGGCTGACGAAGATTCTCGCCTCTTTGCCTTCTACAATCTGCTGCACTGCTTGCGCAGGGACTCACACAAAATTGACAGCTATCTGAAACTCTTGAAGTGTCGTCTCATCCATGACAGTCACTGTTGA